In Actinoplanes sp. NBC_00393, a single genomic region encodes these proteins:
- a CDS encoding alpha/beta hydrolase — translation MTILLIFAVVVAVLVTGVLLAFRLSPWPMVLVIRYLPALSGAGINERLQRFVPDGIDSVLDEHYDPADRDAFLDVFRPAGAGALPTVVWVHGGAFIAGSRTDLRNYLRILAGRGFTTVGVEYSHAPERHYPAPILQVAAALSYLRVNAARLGIDPDRIVLAGDSAGAQIAAQTALALCDPDYAAAASLPVSAPGVRIRATVLACGPYDLRLPDYQGEYGRFLKAIMWAYTGTRHFQDNTFFGYASLPQNVTPRFPPAFLTVGNGDPLRRHSVALAEALREQGVEVDALFYPDDHTPLLDHEYQIDLNTEAGAAALERIVAHVTTYTSDRRHSVR, via the coding sequence GTGACCATTCTGCTGATCTTCGCGGTTGTCGTCGCGGTCCTGGTCACTGGTGTGCTGCTGGCGTTCCGCCTCAGTCCCTGGCCGATGGTGCTGGTGATCCGGTACCTGCCGGCGCTGTCCGGGGCGGGCATCAACGAGCGGCTGCAACGGTTCGTGCCCGACGGCATCGACAGTGTCCTCGACGAGCACTACGACCCGGCCGACCGCGACGCCTTTCTGGACGTGTTCCGCCCGGCCGGCGCCGGCGCGCTGCCGACCGTGGTGTGGGTGCACGGCGGCGCGTTCATCGCCGGCAGCCGCACCGACCTGCGTAACTACCTGCGGATCCTGGCCGGGCGCGGGTTCACCACCGTCGGCGTGGAGTACTCACACGCGCCCGAGCGGCACTATCCGGCACCGATCCTGCAGGTGGCCGCCGCGCTGTCCTATCTGCGGGTCAACGCCGCCCGCCTCGGGATCGACCCGGACCGGATCGTGCTCGCCGGTGACTCGGCGGGCGCCCAGATCGCCGCGCAGACGGCGCTGGCGCTGTGCGACCCCGACTATGCGGCCGCGGCGTCACTGCCGGTGTCCGCGCCGGGCGTCCGGATCCGCGCTACCGTGCTGGCCTGCGGGCCGTACGACCTGCGGCTGCCCGACTACCAGGGCGAATACGGGCGGTTCCTGAAGGCGATCATGTGGGCGTACACCGGGACCCGTCACTTCCAGGACAACACCTTCTTCGGGTACGCCTCACTGCCGCAGAACGTCACTCCCCGCTTCCCGCCGGCGTTCCTGACCGTCGGCAACGGCGACCCGCTGCGCCGGCACTCGGTGGCCCTGGCCGAGGCGCTGCGGGAACAGGGCGTCGAGGTGGACGCGCTGTTCTACCCGGACGATCACACGCCGCTGCTCGACCACGAGTACCAGATCGACCTGAACACCGAGGCCGGCGCGGCAGCGCTGGAGCGGATCGTCGCGCACGTCACCACGTACACCAGCGATCGCCGTCACTCTGTCAGGTAG
- a CDS encoding TetR/AcrR family transcriptional regulator codes for MTQTPERLTKGERTRRRILHTALEIFAERGYAGVSLREVAARAGITHAGLLHYFTGKDDLLLTMMIERDRAEVEAIRAHVATGAGPSSVEQVIIRWMLRDVARNQSRPDIAPLFVKLSTEATESSHPAYEYFRGRYTRLRETLARGFAYEFAAADPPVSRDPQLCAQQFIALADGLQVQWLLDPSSTDMVAALLDYLGILGIDVEGWAQIAVPEDRPA; via the coding sequence GTGACCCAGACACCGGAACGCCTGACCAAGGGCGAACGGACCCGCCGGCGGATCCTGCACACCGCCCTGGAGATCTTCGCCGAGCGCGGGTACGCCGGAGTGTCGCTGCGGGAGGTCGCGGCGCGGGCCGGCATCACCCACGCCGGGCTGCTGCACTACTTCACCGGCAAGGACGACCTGCTGCTCACCATGATGATCGAACGGGACCGGGCAGAGGTCGAGGCGATCCGCGCCCATGTGGCCACCGGCGCCGGGCCGTCGTCGGTCGAGCAGGTCATCATCCGGTGGATGCTGCGCGACGTGGCCCGCAACCAGAGCCGGCCGGACATCGCGCCGCTGTTCGTGAAACTGTCCACCGAGGCGACCGAGAGCAGCCATCCCGCGTACGAGTACTTCCGGGGCCGCTACACCCGGCTGCGGGAGACCCTCGCTCGCGGATTCGCGTACGAGTTCGCCGCCGCCGACCCGCCGGTGTCTCGTGACCCGCAGTTGTGCGCGCAGCAGTTCATCGCGCTGGCGGACGGGCTGCAGGTGCAGTGGCTGCTCGATCCGTCGTCCACCGACATGGTCGCCGCACTACTGGACTACCTGGGGATCCTCGGGATCGACGTGGAAGGGTGGGCGCAGATCGCCGTGCCCGAGGACCGGCCGGCGTGA
- a CDS encoding family 20 glycosylhydrolase — MNPPVVPAPRHLTWTGSARHLDGGALRVSGPSSLVDAVAELAARCAGVEVLPAGPADADVIVDIDPSWWPDGAAPAGLDPGSGDESYRIDRRTVRAATEAGAFRALTVILQAIGPAGLLLSTATDAPALRWRGLTLDVARHFLTVAELESVIDLLAWYRLNVLHLHLTDNQAWRLQMPGRPELTPATTGSYRVADFAHLVAYARRRHVTIVPEFDMPGHVQAALSAYPEMNGDQTPALPGLGHLRPGVDAAVRFAHEAVDQLCGLVDTPYVHVGGDEAFGMDPGEYAAFVRLLHQRVRAHGKRPVAWQEASRAGAFTGGDVLQQWISPRDAPGPDLLDQLPPEYAPYRDVLAATFAEAPQDLPRAIAAGASVLLSPSFPFYLNRRYAEPSARESQNTLMQRLGHAGYPAERTADLYRWDWGDVPGLAGAQAALWAETIDSIDDLAALLLPRLPVLAEMMWNRQRQPWPQLAARIAGHTRVWERLGLGGYYRSVEVFHEETL; from the coding sequence GTGAACCCGCCCGTCGTGCCCGCACCCCGGCACCTCACCTGGACCGGATCCGCCCGGCACCTCGACGGCGGCGCGCTGCGCGTCAGCGGACCGTCCTCGCTGGTCGACGCGGTGGCCGAACTCGCCGCCCGGTGCGCCGGCGTCGAGGTCCTACCGGCCGGCCCGGCCGACGCCGATGTGATCGTCGACATCGACCCGTCGTGGTGGCCGGACGGCGCCGCACCGGCCGGGTTGGACCCGGGCAGCGGCGACGAGTCGTACCGCATCGACCGGCGGACGGTCCGGGCCGCCACCGAGGCCGGCGCGTTCCGGGCCCTGACCGTGATCCTTCAGGCCATCGGGCCGGCCGGGCTGCTGCTCAGCACGGCCACCGACGCCCCGGCGCTGCGCTGGCGCGGGCTCACCCTCGACGTGGCCCGGCACTTCCTGACCGTCGCCGAGCTGGAGTCGGTGATCGACCTGCTCGCCTGGTACCGGTTGAACGTGCTGCACCTGCACCTGACCGACAACCAGGCGTGGCGGCTGCAGATGCCGGGCCGGCCGGAACTCACCCCGGCGACGACCGGCAGCTACCGCGTCGCGGACTTCGCGCACCTGGTCGCCTACGCGCGGCGGCGGCACGTGACGATCGTCCCCGAGTTCGACATGCCCGGGCACGTGCAGGCGGCGCTCAGCGCGTACCCCGAAATGAACGGCGACCAGACGCCCGCGCTGCCGGGCCTCGGCCACCTGCGGCCCGGCGTGGACGCCGCCGTCCGGTTCGCCCACGAGGCCGTGGATCAGCTCTGCGGCCTGGTCGACACGCCCTATGTGCACGTCGGCGGCGACGAGGCGTTCGGCATGGACCCGGGGGAGTACGCGGCGTTCGTGCGGCTGCTGCACCAGCGGGTCCGCGCGCACGGCAAACGGCCGGTGGCCTGGCAGGAAGCCTCCCGGGCGGGCGCCTTTACCGGCGGTGACGTGCTGCAACAGTGGATCTCGCCGCGGGACGCGCCCGGGCCGGACCTGCTCGATCAGCTGCCACCGGAGTACGCGCCCTACCGGGACGTGCTGGCCGCGACCTTCGCCGAAGCCCCGCAGGACCTGCCGCGGGCGATCGCCGCCGGCGCGTCGGTGCTGCTGTCGCCGAGCTTCCCGTTCTACCTCAACCGCCGGTACGCCGAACCGTCCGCGCGGGAGTCGCAGAACACGCTCATGCAGCGGCTCGGGCACGCCGGCTATCCCGCGGAGCGTACCGCCGATCTCTATCGATGGGACTGGGGTGACGTGCCCGGCCTGGCCGGGGCACAGGCGGCGCTGTGGGCCGAGACGATCGACAGCATCGACGACCTGGCGGCGCTGCTGCTGCCGCGCCTGCCGGTGCTCGCGGAGATGATGTGGAACCGGCAGCGGCAGCCGTGGCCGCAGCTCGCGGCCCGCATCGCCGGGCACACGCGGGTCTGGGAACGGCTCGGGCTGGGCGGCTACTACCGTTCGGTTGAGGTTTTTCACGAGGAGACGCTGTGA
- a CDS encoding ATP-binding cassette domain-containing protein, with product MTTSALLRLDGLRVSFPGKGWRAAPTDVLRGIDLTVEAGQTHGLVGESGSGKTTIGRAVLGLVPVAGGSIHLDGVPVHGLTGRGRRALSRDLQVIFQDPYTSLNPSRPVGDTLAEPLYGQGLRPREARDRVAGLLDRVGLPADAMRRLPREFSGGQRQRIAIARALAIEPRLIVCDEPVSALDLTTQRTVLDLLQQIQRDTGVAYLFISHDLAVVRHISHVVSVIRHGEIVESGTAEQVTAAPQHPYTRRLLLSAPVADPARQRLRREAYEREFAGERS from the coding sequence ATGACCACCTCAGCGCTGCTGCGCCTCGACGGGCTGCGGGTGAGCTTCCCCGGCAAGGGCTGGCGGGCCGCACCCACCGACGTGCTGCGCGGCATCGACCTGACCGTCGAGGCCGGGCAGACCCACGGGCTGGTCGGCGAGTCCGGCTCCGGCAAGACCACCATCGGGCGGGCCGTGCTCGGGCTCGTCCCGGTGGCTGGCGGGAGCATCCACCTCGACGGGGTTCCCGTTCACGGCCTGACCGGGCGGGGACGGCGTGCCCTCAGCCGGGACCTGCAGGTGATCTTCCAGGACCCGTACACGTCGCTGAACCCGTCCCGGCCGGTCGGCGACACCCTCGCCGAACCGCTCTACGGGCAGGGACTGCGGCCCCGCGAGGCACGCGACCGGGTCGCCGGGCTGCTCGACCGGGTCGGGTTGCCGGCCGACGCCATGCGCCGCCTGCCCCGCGAGTTCTCCGGCGGGCAGCGCCAGCGCATCGCCATCGCCCGTGCCCTGGCCATCGAACCGCGGCTGATCGTCTGCGACGAGCCGGTGTCCGCGCTCGACCTGACCACCCAGCGAACCGTCCTGGACCTGCTGCAACAGATCCAGCGCGACACCGGCGTGGCGTACCTGTTCATCTCGCACGACCTGGCGGTCGTGCGGCACATCAGCCACGTGGTCTCGGTGATCCGGCACGGCGAGATCGTCGAATCCGGTACGGCCGAGCAGGTCACCGCCGCGCCACAGCACCCGTACACCCGGCGGTTGCTGCTGTCCGCGCCGGTCGCCGACCCGGCCCGGCAGCGGCTGCGCCGGGAGGCGTACGAGCGCGAGTTCGCCGGGGAGCGGTCGTGA
- a CDS encoding dipeptide/oligopeptide/nickel ABC transporter permease/ATP-binding protein produces MRRFLRNPLGVLSALILLVVVGAALFAPLLTDARPDAAALRDAFGAPTDGHPLGFDSAGRDIYSRLLHGARNTLGGALLALAVAVALGIPTGLIAGYAGRRFDAVAGWIVNLVMALPAMIVLLASRAVLGPTVWALMIILGVLAAPSFFRLVRGIVVNVRGELYLDAARVAGLPPWRIITRHVLIVVRAPIIIQLALVAGVALGLQAGLEFIGVGSSGSLPTWGAMLNEGFQYVQRAPRLMLWPGLALGLTSAALVLLAAALRDALEDRAGDPAPIRRKAAAVRPAALDGKPARAALLSVRSLSVAYRLPDGTEREVVHDIDLDVEPGRIVGLVGESGSGKTQTAFSMLGILPEGGRVSGGSITINGQEIVGLGARDWRRLRSKVVSYVPQEPMSNLDPSFTIGSQLIEPLRAAGLSRSAARQRAAELLTAVEIRDPQRVLKSYSHQISGGMAQRVLIAAAMAGDPQLLIADEPTTALDVTVQAEILALLRRLQREHGLGVLLVTHNLGVVADLCDTVAVMRAGRIVETGPVADVLGDPQHDYTRALVDAVLDELPLMETR; encoded by the coding sequence GTGAGGCGATTCCTGCGCAACCCGCTCGGCGTACTGTCGGCCCTGATCCTGCTGGTGGTGGTCGGCGCCGCGCTCTTCGCGCCGCTGCTCACCGACGCTCGCCCGGACGCGGCCGCGCTGCGCGACGCCTTCGGCGCGCCCACCGACGGCCATCCGCTCGGTTTCGACTCGGCCGGCCGCGACATCTACAGCCGGCTGCTGCACGGCGCCCGCAACACCCTGGGCGGTGCGCTGCTCGCGCTGGCAGTGGCGGTCGCGCTGGGCATTCCCACCGGTCTGATCGCGGGGTACGCCGGACGCAGGTTCGACGCCGTCGCCGGCTGGATCGTCAACCTCGTCATGGCCCTGCCCGCGATGATCGTGCTGCTGGCCTCGCGCGCCGTGCTCGGCCCCACCGTCTGGGCCCTGATGATCATCCTGGGGGTGCTGGCCGCGCCGAGCTTCTTCCGCCTGGTCCGCGGCATCGTCGTCAACGTGCGCGGCGAGCTCTACCTCGACGCCGCCCGGGTCGCCGGCCTGCCCCCGTGGCGGATCATCACCCGGCACGTGCTGATCGTCGTCCGCGCCCCGATCATCATCCAGCTGGCCCTGGTCGCCGGTGTCGCCCTCGGCCTGCAGGCCGGCCTGGAGTTCATCGGCGTCGGGTCCAGCGGCAGCCTGCCCACCTGGGGTGCGATGCTCAACGAGGGCTTCCAGTACGTGCAGCGCGCCCCGCGCCTGATGCTCTGGCCCGGCCTGGCCCTGGGCCTGACCAGCGCCGCCCTGGTCCTGCTCGCCGCCGCCCTGCGCGACGCCCTCGAGGACCGGGCCGGCGACCCCGCCCCGATCCGGCGCAAGGCGGCCGCGGTACGCCCCGCGGCGCTCGACGGGAAACCGGCCCGCGCCGCCCTGCTGTCGGTGCGTTCCCTGTCCGTCGCCTACCGGCTGCCCGACGGCACCGAACGCGAGGTCGTCCACGACATCGACCTCGACGTCGAACCCGGCCGGATCGTCGGCCTGGTCGGCGAGTCCGGCTCCGGCAAGACCCAGACCGCGTTCTCGATGCTCGGCATCCTGCCCGAGGGCGGCCGGGTCAGCGGCGGCAGCATCACCATCAACGGTCAGGAGATCGTCGGCCTCGGCGCCCGCGACTGGCGGCGACTGCGCTCGAAGGTCGTCTCCTACGTGCCGCAGGAACCGATGAGCAACCTGGACCCGTCGTTCACCATCGGCTCCCAGCTGATCGAACCTCTCCGCGCCGCCGGACTGTCCCGCAGCGCCGCCCGGCAGCGGGCCGCCGAGCTGCTGACCGCCGTCGAGATCCGCGACCCGCAGCGGGTGCTGAAGAGCTACTCGCACCAGATCTCCGGCGGCATGGCCCAGCGGGTCCTGATCGCCGCCGCCATGGCCGGCGACCCGCAACTGCTGATCGCCGACGAACCCACCACCGCCCTCGACGTCACCGTGCAGGCCGAGATCCTGGCCCTGCTGCGCCGGCTGCAACGCGAACACGGCCTCGGCGTCCTGCTGGTCACCCACAACCTCGGCGTCGTCGCCGACCTGTGCGACACCGTCGCCGTGATGCGCGCGGGCCGCATCGTCGAGACCGGCCCGGTCGCCGACGTGCTCGGCGACCCGCAGCACGACTACACCCGCGCGCTGGTCGACGCCGTCCTCGACGAACTGCCCCTGATGGAGACACGATGA
- a CDS encoding ABC transporter permease, translating to MLGFVLRRTGAGLLLVLVISFVTFLLLSLPDNDVARSLLGPDAPAEIIDATNAALGVDRPVLVQYADWLSHAVRGDLGQSWFTSENVGTAIAGRLPVTLSLMLGVTLLTAIVAFGLGIWAGVRRGAADRFVQILAVAGYALPGFLVTLVIVLVFAVRLGWFPAIGYIPITDSVGGWLSTITLPIVALSIGAVAGTSQQVRSAVIEVLRQDYVRTLRSRGLSTRSILFKHVLRNASAPALTVLGMQFVGLLGGAVLVEQIFGLPGLGSMAVTYTTRGDIPVIMGLLMVTVVGVVLINLAVDVAIGVLNPKARRA from the coding sequence GTGCTCGGATTCGTACTGCGACGAACCGGCGCGGGCCTGCTGCTCGTGCTCGTCATCTCCTTCGTGACCTTCCTGCTGCTGTCCCTGCCGGACAACGACGTGGCCCGCAGCCTGCTCGGCCCGGACGCCCCGGCCGAGATCATCGACGCCACCAACGCTGCGCTCGGCGTCGACCGCCCGGTGCTGGTCCAGTACGCCGACTGGCTCTCCCACGCGGTCCGCGGCGACCTCGGCCAGTCCTGGTTCACCAGCGAGAACGTCGGCACCGCCATCGCCGGCCGGCTGCCGGTCACGCTCAGCCTGATGCTCGGCGTCACCCTGCTCACCGCGATCGTCGCGTTCGGCCTCGGCATCTGGGCCGGGGTGCGCCGCGGCGCCGCCGACCGGTTCGTGCAGATCCTCGCCGTCGCCGGGTACGCCCTGCCCGGCTTCCTGGTCACCCTGGTCATCGTGCTGGTGTTCGCGGTACGCCTCGGCTGGTTCCCGGCCATCGGCTACATCCCGATCACCGACTCGGTCGGCGGCTGGCTGTCCACGATCACCCTGCCGATCGTGGCGCTGTCCATCGGCGCGGTCGCCGGCACCAGCCAGCAGGTCCGCTCCGCGGTCATCGAGGTGCTGCGCCAGGACTACGTGCGAACCCTGCGCTCGCGGGGCCTGTCCACCCGCAGCATCCTGTTCAAGCACGTGCTGCGCAACGCCTCCGCGCCCGCGCTGACCGTGCTCGGCATGCAGTTCGTCGGCCTGCTCGGCGGCGCCGTCCTGGTCGAGCAGATCTTCGGCCTGCCCGGCCTGGGCAGCATGGCCGTCACCTACACCACCCGCGGCGACATCCCGGTGATCATGGGTCTGCTCATGGTGACGGTCGTCGGCGTCGTCCTGATCAACCTCGCCGTCGACGTCGCCATCGGCGTGCTCAACCCGAAAGCGAGGCGCGCGTGA
- a CDS encoding ABC transporter substrate-binding protein, giving the protein MKRTLRTATGVLALGALLALSACTADADSAGEKLKTLTIGTMTPARSMDPVDSGGGTIPYYQAVYDTLIKREPDGKLTPMLASEWNYDTAGTSLTLTIRDGVTFDDGTPVDAKAVKANLDRFRAAGAAENAQALSTKAVEVTGPKTVVITLNGPDPALLDSLSDAYGFIANPAKFGQDKPFATVPDGTGPYRLVADATMAGTVWKFERKEKYWGEQPPFASVTFYAFDNENAIVNGLKTNQIRAAVLQSVDQQIAATSGEQFTTSTQEIDLKLLNIFDRKGAKVPALGDARVRQAINYAIDRDVLVGQIQQGRGTATSQIWGTGTEGYASELDTYYSHDPAKAKALLAEAGYPDGFALTLPRLAALVPDSLAEALKSDLAAVGITLTWDDLDRVSFLTRTFREFQYPGVVMNGGQPAKDWATVSANILPKTIANPFGDTDATIQDLTGKIRTAEPAQAAQYAQQLNRHIVEQAWYVPLYRMQYLHVTVPTITAVPQAGLAVPALYNYQPAA; this is encoded by the coding sequence ATGAAACGGACTCTGCGCACCGCCACCGGTGTGCTCGCGCTCGGCGCGCTCCTCGCCCTGAGCGCCTGTACCGCTGACGCCGACTCCGCCGGCGAGAAGCTGAAGACTTTGACGATCGGCACGATGACCCCGGCCCGCAGCATGGACCCGGTCGACTCGGGCGGCGGGACGATCCCGTACTACCAGGCCGTCTACGACACGCTGATCAAGCGGGAGCCGGACGGCAAGCTCACGCCGATGCTGGCCAGCGAGTGGAACTACGACACCGCCGGTACTTCTTTGACGCTCACCATCCGTGACGGCGTGACCTTCGACGACGGCACTCCGGTCGACGCGAAGGCGGTCAAGGCGAACCTGGACCGGTTCCGGGCCGCCGGCGCCGCCGAGAACGCGCAGGCGCTGAGCACCAAGGCGGTCGAGGTCACCGGCCCGAAGACGGTCGTGATCACCCTGAACGGGCCGGACCCGGCGCTGCTCGACAGCCTGTCCGACGCGTACGGGTTCATCGCGAACCCGGCCAAGTTCGGTCAGGACAAGCCGTTCGCCACCGTCCCGGACGGCACCGGGCCGTACCGGCTGGTCGCGGACGCCACCATGGCCGGCACGGTCTGGAAGTTCGAGCGCAAGGAGAAGTACTGGGGTGAGCAGCCGCCGTTCGCGTCGGTGACCTTCTACGCCTTCGACAACGAGAACGCGATCGTCAACGGCCTCAAGACCAACCAGATCCGCGCCGCCGTGCTGCAGAGCGTCGACCAGCAGATCGCCGCCACCAGCGGCGAGCAGTTCACCACCAGCACGCAGGAGATCGACCTCAAGCTGCTCAACATCTTCGACCGCAAGGGCGCCAAGGTGCCCGCGCTCGGTGACGCCCGGGTCCGGCAGGCGATCAACTACGCGATCGACCGGGACGTGCTGGTCGGGCAGATCCAGCAGGGCCGCGGCACCGCGACCAGCCAGATCTGGGGCACCGGGACCGAGGGATACGCGAGCGAACTCGACACGTACTACTCGCACGATCCGGCGAAGGCGAAAGCCCTGCTCGCCGAGGCCGGCTACCCCGACGGCTTCGCGCTGACCCTGCCCCGGCTGGCCGCCCTGGTCCCGGACTCGCTCGCCGAGGCGCTCAAGTCCGACCTGGCCGCCGTCGGCATCACCCTGACATGGGACGACCTGGACCGGGTCTCGTTCCTGACCAGGACGTTCCGCGAGTTCCAGTACCCCGGCGTGGTCATGAACGGCGGCCAGCCCGCCAAGGACTGGGCCACGGTCAGCGCGAACATCCTGCCCAAGACGATCGCCAACCCGTTCGGCGACACCGACGCCACGATCCAGGACCTGACCGGCAAGATCCGTACGGCCGAGCCGGCGCAGGCCGCCCAGTACGCCCAGCAGCTCAACCGGCACATCGTCGAGCAGGCCTGGTACGTGCCGCTGTACCGGATGCAGTACCTGCACGTCACCGTGCCGACCATCACCGCGGTCCCGCAGGCCGGTCTCGCCGTCCCCGCCCTGTACAACTACCAGCCCGCCGCCTGA